The proteins below come from a single Salinilacihabitans rarus genomic window:
- a CDS encoding class I SAM-dependent methyltransferase codes for MTTDESKTDTAYEAALNEHYGATDLGDEILDALEAAGKDVDTLTREDIASFDEFHIRGLEATREVANLAEVEDHARILDVGCGIGGPARTLASEFGCDVVGIDVVEEYCRAATLFTDRVGLTDNVRFQHGNALDLPFADEEFDVVWFEHTLLNIEAKGVAIEEAGRVLRPGGTLTLYEICAGPGDEPVFPVPWASDGSLSYLDPPEKLREIVLDRGFDEAAWRDVTGPSLEWFRNVVESMQSRPADAPPPLGLNLLMGAETPIKAANVVRNLEEERIVVVQGVYERIG; via the coding sequence GTGACAACCGATGAGTCGAAAACGGACACCGCCTACGAGGCGGCCCTGAACGAACACTACGGAGCGACGGACCTCGGCGACGAAATTCTCGACGCCCTCGAAGCCGCCGGGAAAGACGTCGACACACTCACTCGGGAGGATATTGCGTCGTTCGACGAGTTCCACATCCGCGGTCTCGAGGCGACCCGAGAAGTCGCCAACCTCGCGGAGGTGGAAGACCACGCTCGCATCCTCGACGTCGGATGCGGGATCGGTGGGCCTGCCCGCACCCTCGCTTCCGAGTTCGGTTGCGATGTCGTCGGAATCGATGTAGTCGAGGAGTACTGTCGGGCAGCGACCCTCTTTACTGATCGAGTAGGGTTGACCGACAACGTCCGCTTCCAGCACGGGAACGCCCTCGACCTGCCGTTCGCGGACGAGGAGTTCGATGTCGTCTGGTTCGAGCATACGCTGCTGAACATCGAGGCCAAGGGAGTGGCGATCGAGGAAGCGGGTCGTGTCCTCAGGCCGGGAGGTACACTTACACTGTACGAAATTTGTGCCGGACCTGGGGACGAACCGGTATTCCCGGTCCCCTGGGCATCGGATGGGTCTCTCAGCTACCTCGATCCACCTGAGAAACTCCGGGAGATCGTCCTCGATCGTGGCTTCGATGAGGCCGCCTGGAGGGACGTCACAGGGCCGAGCCTCGAGTGGTTTCGGAACGTGGTGGAGTCGATGCAATCGCGACCAGCGGATGCACCGCCGCCGCTCGGACTCAACCTTCTGATGGGAGCGGAAACGCCGATCAAAGCGGCGAACGTCGTCCGGAACCTCGAAGAAGAACGGATCGTCGTCGTCCAAGGCGTGTACGAGCGTATCGGTTAG